The sequence ACGGCAAAACCTTGAGCGTATATTCCCTCCTCTTGAGAGATTAACTCTGCCAATGTTTTGGCCGCCGTAACGGCTCCCTGTCCGGCCCTTCCGTGCCATCTGATATCCATTTTCTTAGACATCTTTAGACCCCCACCAAAATTTGTTTTATGCAACAGTTCTCATTTTGAATGCTTCTATGAGTGTTTTTTTGTTTATATAGTTTATGTCCGCACCAGCAGGCACACCTATTGCAACCTTTGTGATTTTAATATTGGACGGTTTCAGTTTTTCTTTTATGTATTGCATAGTCAACTCCCCCTCTGTTGTAGGACTGATTACCAAGATGAGTTCTTTCTTTTGTTCTTTTAGTATTCTGCTTACTAAATAATCTATACGTTTTATAATGCTATCTATTCCGTATATAGGTGAAATAACTCCCCCCAGTATAAAGTAAAGTCCATTATATACATTTGCCGTCTCTATTTCAAGTAAATTTTCAATAGTTTCAACTACGCATACGGTTTCATGGTCGCGCGATTTATCGGAACATATATCACATATACCATTTTCGTTTGCGGTTAGATTATAACAAAGTCTGCATGATTTGACCTTTTCAGATATTTCTTTTAGTAGTTTAGATATAGAGTTTGCTTTATCTTTGTGTTCTGCTAACCAGAAAGCATACTTTGAAGCGTTTTTCTCTCCTATGCCTGGTATATTTTTTAAATATAAGCTCAACTCATCCAATAATTTCAAATGAGCATTTTTCATTAAAACATACCGGGAATATTAAGACCCCCTGTGAGTGCTGCTATTTTCTCATCCATCTGTTGTTTTGCCTTCCTTATAGCCTCATTTACACCCGAAAGAACCAAATCTTCAAGTGTTTCTATATCCTCAGGGTCCACTATTTCTTTTGAGATTTTTATATCAACTATTTCACCTAAACCATTTGCGGAAACGGATACCATACCGCCGCCCACGCTTACCTCAACCGTTTCTTTAGCAGCTTCTTCTTGAGCCTTTGCTATCTGTTTCTGGATCTTTTTTGCTTGAGCCATTAAAGAGTTTAAGTCCATTCCGCCGAAACCCTTTGCCATTGCATTACTCCTTTCTAAAGCTTAATTAATTGTATATTATTTTTTTAATTTTTCAATATTTACTATCTTGCCACCGAAGGTTTTCAAAATTATGTCTATTTTTGAAGGCTCTTCTTCTGAGAATTCTTTTTCTTCAGTGTTTGAGCCATATTGTCTGTTTTGTATTGG comes from Hippea maritima DSM 10411 and encodes:
- a CDS encoding YbaB/EbfC family nucleoid-associated protein — protein: MAKGFGGMDLNSLMAQAKKIQKQIAKAQEEAAKETVEVSVGGGMVSVSANGLGEIVDIKISKEIVDPEDIETLEDLVLSGVNEAIRKAKQQMDEKIAALTGGLNIPGMF
- the recR gene encoding recombination mediator RecR encodes the protein MKLLDELSLYLKNIPGIGEKNASKYAFWLAEHKDKANSISKLLKEISEKVKSCRLCYNLTANENGICDICSDKSRDHETVCVVETIENLLEIETANVYNGLYFILGGVISPIYGIDSIIKRIDYLVSRILKEQKKELILVISPTTEGELTMQYIKEKLKPSNIKITKVAIGVPAGADINYINKKTLIEAFKMRTVA